TGAAAGCTGGGATTTTGGAACAGGTGCAGGTTTCTATGTCGATGCCACTCAAGAACCCTGGAAGACCAATTACCGCATGTACTCGTATGTCACTGAGGAGGTGTGTCTCTAATTGACATTTTATCtctatataaatattttcaaatgcAACATAATTTTGCTTTATAAAGTTTAGGACATTGTTTAAATTCTTTATGTATGGAAAGAGCCTACAGCTGTAACACAGTTGTATCTGCAACAACAGTGGTAGATACATAAACATTTAGATCTTAAACACTCGCGTCTCATGCTCATTTCCTTTGTAACCTTTTCCTGTTCTCAGCTTCCGCAACTGATAAATTCCAACTTCCCTGCTGATCCAGAGAAAACGTCTGTCTTCGGACACTCCATGGGTGGTCATGGAGCTCTCATCTGTGCTCTAAAGAACCCTGGGAAATATAAGGCATGTAACcctttacatttatacatttggcagattatccaaagcgacttacattgcatttaagctatacatattttatcagtatgtgttccctgggaatcaaagccatgacctttgcattgctggCGCAAAGTTAAGCTCCAGGGACATAGACACAGCATGCACTGCTTAATTATTTAGTAGTTTACAATTTAAATATTCAATGGACTATCTTTCTTTTATGCATGTAATCTTCCAAAACAGTCCGTCTCAGCGTTTGCCCCAATCTGTAACCCAATGCAATGTGCATGGGGTCAGAAAGCTTTTACTGGCTATCTTGGACCTGACAAATCCACTTGGGAGGTATGGAAATATTCTAAAATGTTTATGCATCAAACAATGGATAatgatttgttttatatttcattGAATATTTCCACACAACACTCATTCATCATCACAAATCCTtttggatttattgcgttcttCTGTCACTTGGCAGGCATATGATGCTACAGTATTGTCTGAATCATACTCCGGTCCTGATCTGGATATTCTGATTGATCAAGGCCGCGATGACCAGTTCTTGTCTGCCAGTCAGCTACTTCCTGACAATCTGATTGCTGCCTGTTCAAAGAAGAAAATTCCAGTTGATTTCCGTCTTCAGCAGGTCGGTACTGAACTAGCCCATGATGAAGCAGAAAATTGCAATTGTTCATGAACCACTTAATATCCACATTGTCTCATAATAATGGTTTAGAATATATGTGGATATAGTCCATTGGattgtttttcaaaaattttaAATCAATACAACCAAAATATCAACTAATTCCAGGATTAAGATGTCCCTTTTGAACCATTAGGATGAATTTTATTCAAGAGTTTTTCTTTTGTCATCTCAGGGTTATGATCACAGCTACTTTTTCATCTTCTCCTTCATCAATGATCACATCAAGCACCACGCCAAGTATCTGAACGCTTAAAACTGCTTCAGCTGGATTTGTGCCTTTCGGATTTGGAAATGAATTGTTATATTGACTGGTTCGCTGTCCTCCGGTTTCAGTGCAGCCCCCTGGATTTTCCATTTCATCACGAGCAAGGTGATGTTTAGCTGTTGAGGCCTTTTCTATGTCTATAAATAAAGGGTTTTGGTGGTGATTCCTGCTGTTTTGCAGTGATTAATTTTTAGTAATAATATgaaaatatctttaatattaaagaaacaaacTAGTCTTTAAACGTGAAAGTATTTACTGGTAAAAGCTGGTACAAATAAACCTTATTTACAGAGTTTAAGGCAAAAGGTGGAGTGACATGCATTACACATTACTGTACAGGCACTTTAAAACTTCACAGAATTACAAAGGGGTAAAATATAGTACATCAGAAAATCCCAAGCACTGAAAAGACatgaaaaaataattcttaCTTATAAAAATTGAATTACAAAAAATTGTGTAGTACAAGACTTCTTTCTATTACATTAAGATGAAGAAAGACAAAATAGCAACATAACATTCAGCAGGAAAAGATTTGTATCccattttgtgattttttttttattttatcacaCATTACAGTGAGTCGATAAGCTGATATACTTTAGTTTCTCCAAATACTGAAATATAAATACTATATTACTATTTGCCAGTTGCCAAAAAACAGTCCCAAATACATAAAGTGCAAAcgctgtcatttaaaaaaaaactaatctgTATTTAAACCCTTACAAAGTGTATATTATGAAAAGTAGTTTTAGGTTATATAACAATAAAAATTGTTTGTGATCTTGCGTTTTAATAAACCACAGACAATaaacttcaaaataaaatgtcacAGGAAAACGTGGAAAAGAattcctcaaaacatacagcagGATTTTATACAGAACGATTCCATTTAAGCAGCATTCAGACAAGAGATCAAATTCAAAGACATCTGAAATCCTCATGAGAAATaaaaggatttaaaaaaattgaaacaGGTTAATTCAAAGATATAATTGGCATACACACCAACCGCGAAGTTTGTATTCGCATCGCATTCCTTGCTCAATATTTCTCGCTGGATTTACTGTTGGGTCAGGCGAATATTTTGATCAAGTTACATTTTTTCAACTTGCAAGGAAGTTCGCATCGCCCTGCTCGGATTCACGTCTTTGCGCTGTGACTTTGTATGAAATCTTCTCgcgcaaaacatttaatttgtgtttggtgtgtatgccccattagTAAACCGATGTAAAGACTTAAATGGTCTCcacttaaatgtatttttccGATGTCTCGAAGTTCTCTGCGCTTTTCCATGGtagatttgttttatttatttatttgacagGTTTATGATGTAAAATATAACCACCAAAATATCGTCAGATATCAGTCGGAAACTTCCGGTATCGGTGGAAAAAATGtatattggtgcatctctaCTTCTCATTGTATAATATTAGAAATTTACTTGGcactcttaaaggaaaacaccaccgttttcaatcttttactatgttcttacctcagcttagattaatgaatacatacctgtcttttttcaatgcatgcacttaatctttgtacagcacaccgtgaatgtgttagcatttagcctagccccattcattccttaggatccaaacgtgatgaatttagaagccaccaaacacttccatgttttcccggtttaaaaactgttacatgagcagttacacaagtaagtatggtggcacaaaataaaatgtgattttttttaagcataaaaaattagaactatattgtatgacggaagagcacttagtttgcagcacttcgaccttgggatgcgcagtaaaatattgaaaaacggtggtgttttccttaaaGAACAGATAAAGTGTGAGGTTTTATTAGTGATTATGCAATAAAGATAACCTTTGAgaaagtatttttatttaaaactataggatttcaatttatttttatgaatacaCAAATTACAGCCCAGTGATTGTTTTTATTAGTTATAAAAGTGTTATAGTGATAGTTTTTtgcctgtttttttttaaacaagaaaaactCTTCTCACTGAAATATGCACATCAAATTATACATGTCCTGCACCATTATTACATTACAAACCcttaacaaataaaacactttttttgtaaaaaaaaaaaatgctaaaagaCCTGTATTAAATGATTATTTTTGTGGATCTTGTTTTTGAACATCAGTTTGTTATAGGAAAATTTTGGCAACTGTCAAATAATCTCCACTGAGAAACCATCTTCAGGTTTTGGTTCGATTCATGTATGTATCTGTTTGGAGCTGAAACTTTGGACATCAAGCTTTACGTAAGCAAATACACACAGGtagaaaaaaggtaaaaaacatCCTCGcatacaaacaaacataaaaaaagtgCAAACATGTGCTCTCGTTCTCTCACAAAAGGAATTACTGAAGATATGGTATTTTTTCTCACAATTGTACacatacaaatgaaaacattgGTTGAGTACAGTATGTTGCTTTCTactgcacatacacaaacagacaTACTTAGTGGATAAATACCTGGCTAATAGGTAAGCAGAAGACTTAATGAAACTAGTGAGGCACACCTCTCCCCTGAGACTGAACATCAATGTCTCCcaaaaaatgttgaaaaaaatattttacaaatacagtatttaaaGACACCGGGAGGGCGAGTGTTTTACACCCAGACTGTGGTAGACAACTGTAGTGCCAATAAAAACTAAACAAACCCATACAATTtgtaatataatgtaaatatatataaaatcagaAAAATACTGTCTTTTTTCCTAATTGTGTACATCTCTCAACTAGCAGTTTAATAAATATGTGtgtattaaatacatttcataACTCAAGTTTTAAGCTAATTTTGGATACAAGATTACAGCCTCGGAAAAAGTAATATCATATCAAAAtcgtatatattttacatatattataAAATGGAAAACATTGACATTTACCTGTAGTTGAGGACCAAAAATTATAATAGAAATATATAGTTGGTAGAGGTCAGCTAGCAACAGCAACAGGTGCATATCCATCCACAGTTAggagtgtttgtgttgtgtacaTGTCAGTTAGCTGTGTAGAtgcttgtgtatgtgtgggacTTATGGGAAGAGTGTCTGTATGGTTGAAGTCTCATCTAGCAAAGCTTGGACAGTGATGCCAACTTTGATAAGTCCCTTCCCCTCCAGAATATGATGAGGCAGACATAACTTATCCTGGACAGAGAGATTCACAAAGaggaaaaattaaaaaaacatgaaaaacagCAGAGGTGAGAGACAAAGTTTCTACAGAATCATGAAACATCAAGAAATGTGATAAATtatgatttacaaaaatgttaaaataaactaGGGCTTATTCTAGTCCCTGACTGaaatgcatgtttaaattgCATTGAAATAGATACACTCACcgaaaggattattaggaacacctgttcaatttctcattaatgcaattatctaatcaaccaatcacatggcagttgcttcaatgcatttagagGTGTGGTCCTGATCAAgtcaatctcctgaactccaaactgaatgtcagaatgggaaagaaaggtgatttaagcaatttagAGTGTGGCATGcttgttggtgccagacagggcggtctgagtatttcacaatctgctcagttactgggattttcacgcacaaccatttctagggtttacaaagaatggtatgaaaagggaaaaacatccagtatgcggcagtcttgtgggcgaaaatgccttgttgatctTAGAGGTCAGAGGGAATTGGCCGACTAATTCAAGCTGAAAGAAGATCAActatgactgaaataaccactcgttacaaccgaggtatgcagcaaagcatttgtgaagccacaacacgcacaaccttgaggcggatggctaaaacagcagaagaccccactgggtaccactcatctccactacacataggaaaaagaggctacaatttgcacaagctcaccaaaattagaCAGTTGCAgattggaaaaatgttgcctggtctgatgagtctcgatttctgttgagtcattcagatggtagagtcagaatttggctttatcaacagaatgagaacatggatccatcatgccttgttaccactgtgcaggctggtgttggtggtgtaatggtgtgggggatgtttcttggcacactttaggccccttagtgccaattgggcatcatttgaatgccatggcctacctgagaattgtttctgaccatgttcatccttttatgaccaccatgtactcatcctctgatggctacttccagcaggataatgcaccgtgtcacaaagctcgaatcatttcaaattggtttcttgaacatgacaatgagttcactgcactaaaatggcccccagtgtcaccagatctcaacccaatagagcatctttgggatgtggtggaacgggagcttcatgccctggatgtgcatcccacaaatctccatcaactgcaagatggtatcctatcaatatgggccaacatttctaaagaatgctttcagcaccttgttgaatcaatgccacgtaaaattaaggcagttctaaaGGCGAAAGAGGGTCAAACActgtattagtatggtgttcctaataatcctttaggtgtgTGTATATCACTgctgttgttttgtctcaagatgcacgcatgtaatgtttttacaaaaacGTCCTTTCATAACTAaaacctagtcctggattattTTAAACCCTGTTTTTTTAGGTTCATTTTTATGCTCAAGAGGTTATTGAAGTCTATTGCTCTTTGTAATAAAAGACTCACCTTATATAGCAGCGATGCCAATAAAACCACATTTTAAACAACTACCAAGCCTAAACACACTCATTTTCCTTTGTTTACAAAACTGAACCACACAGATAAGAAAAGCAACCCAAACTGTACATTTATTACTTTTCATTTACAAGGTCATACAAACAACAAAGCCTTACAAAGTCCATTAGCAATACAGCACTAAACATGATTTAACACCAAAAGGGTCAAAAAGTCCAGCGCGACCATTAGAGGACAGAGGCTTACCAAGTCATGCTGCCAAATGTAACATTTAAGCTGTACATAAACTGTTTTGCCTCTAAAAGCTTtcaggaaaaaaatactatactaagaaaatgttttccctatttgaaATGTTATGAACAGTCAATATCACTTCTTATCTAACTGAAAGCAGAATCAAATATAGCTGCAGACTGCTGTGATCCGATTGATATAGGTCAAAGTACGCAATAAGGAAGTGATGTCAAAAGCTCTCAATTAAATGTCTTCTTATTTCCAAAATGCTTCTTTCCACCcgttcatatttattttatctgACATGAGATGGCCCTTAAACTCGATCAGAGGATCCATTTAAAAGAGAAAATCATCCATTGAAGATAGACCCACATACTGATGTTTTATACACATCTGCAGATAACAGCAGAAAGCAACTGGACTTAATTACAAATAATCACTACATTAATTACTCTAATATTAAAGTGATAAAATCTGCTAGAATCATTTAAAAGAACCACCTCTGGCTACAAACATATGCAAGATCTTATTTTCAGACCCCTTTAATTTATTTGGATTCGTCTGTTGAATGTTTATTACATTCATTAAGATTTGATTGAGTTCTCTCTCTGTGTACATCTGCTTTACAAAAATTCAGGAAATGAAAGATTCATTATTCCTATCCTGACCACTTTCTTtgcaagaaaaaaaacaaagtaataataatttacAATGTGCAGGAGATTTAATTACATCTGGAGATTGCAAAGATGTGCTGGTTTGTGACCGTTTCTGATTTTTTACAACCAACAGTTTAAGTAGCCCTAATGATTCATATTTTTAATCATAAATTTTACATCTCCACATAAACCCGCAGTGCAAAGCAAAGctgttgtttttctttaaagggacactccacttttttgaaaatatgctcattttccagctcccctagagtcaaacatttgatttttacagttttggaatccattcagttgatctccGGATCTGACGCTTGcactttagcatagcttagcataatctatttaatctgattagaccattagcatcgcgcctaaaaaataaccaaagagtttcgatatttttcatatttaaaacttgactcttctgtagtaacattgtgtactaagaccgatgaaaaattaaaatgtgcaattttctaggccaatatggctaagaactatactctcatcctggcgtaataatcaaggactttgctgctgtaacatggcggcagcaggtgtagtgatattacgcactgcccgtaAATAGTTCCTTGCTATCGAGAGTAACCaatgggactattttcgggtgctAAGAGTAACATTACagaactacagaagagtcaagttttgaataataaatgtaaaaatattgaaactctttggtcatttttagcgcaatgctaatggtctaatccgatttaatggattatgctaagctatgctaaaagtggtgctgccagacccggagatcgtctgaatggatttcaaaacggtaaaaatcaaatgtttaactctaggggagctggaaaattagcctaCTTTCTAAAAAGTGGAGTTTTTGTGAAATAAACCTAAAGTGTGCTTGTTTGCTGTAGATATACAATATATTGCTAATCACTCTTGTATCTGTTCGTATTACTTTTTTGTCATGCGGATGCTGATTaaaatactgtaatatattaatAGATATTAATATGATATAATCACAGTATGACAATTGCATTTGTTCAGTATTACGACATTGCTTAAATTAAACTTTATGCATTTTCACACAATAGAAAGTGAGAATAGCCATTTAAAGTGCTCAGTGCACCTCCAACTTAACTAAATCTTTAACAATTCTCATTTTTACCATTCACCAaggacaaaaatataaatactgtacagtatatccACACTAATATCAATAGTACTCCCCAAACACACAAGGGGATCTTTATGTTTATACCATAAAATCCCTTTTTGTTTTAAGAAGCGCATGTTATTTCATTTTGCTTAATTTGTGTTATGTATTATGTATGGTTTCACCATTGCCAAGCTAGGACGCAAATCAAGTGTTAGTGAAACGCTTGAATTACAAAACAACATGGTCAACAGTATTTCCTTTAATGCTTAAAAGATTCCATTAAAGACCAACTTTTTTAAACATCCCAATTCAAAATGTGCTTTCTAAAGCCAAAAACAATAACAGTATGTATATATACTGTACTATACTGTGCTGTCTGCTTTTGTGCATGTATGTTATTTAAATTCACTCCAGCTGTAGGCCAGAAACAGCACCACCAGACAGAAAACATGTAGCAGACTTGAGCCAATCAGATCCCATATTTGCCAGGAAGGGGACGGAGTCTGAGTGGACTCAGCGATAAGCTTCTTGACCTCAGTCTTTTTCTCCCTGTCACTCTCCACCTTTCCTTCCTTCTGCTTTGGTTCTGTGCATTCCAGCATGAGCAAGGCCCCGACCACGGCCCCGACCGGCCGCAGGTTACACTGCAGGATGTCGTAAGCCGAACAGAGAGAGGACTGAGAAAGAGGAAGATTAAAAACATGGAGAGAACCAGGAAAGAGGAACAGTAAtgaagaaatgtgaatgaatggaGGGTGAAATAACGAGAGAAACAAAACGGCGAGTAAAGAAAAACGGAAAATGGAAAAGAGATCATACGCCCAGCaacagagaaagaaaaggaAGATGATTAGCCAGTGAAAAAGGTCAAAAAGGCTTTGAGCTTAACAAATGCTCCTTTCGGAAATTATTGTCGTTCACAAGAATCTGTGCCAGTTGTGACTGTATGTGTCCCATGACTGTATATAACAACTGGAAACTGGACACTTTATTTGATACATCTGATTTAGTgtgtactaaaaaaaaaattttcattgttgcacaaggttgagcgttttggtTTTCTGGTATTTTTTCACACTGCCAAAAGACAATCTCCC
The genomic region above belongs to Paramisgurnus dabryanus chromosome 15, PD_genome_1.1, whole genome shotgun sequence and contains:
- the esd gene encoding S-formylglutathione hydrolase — its product is MALTEVSTNKCCGGYQKVFEHDSSELKCKMKFAIYLPPKAESSKCPVLYWLSGLTCTEQNFITKAGSQQAASEQGLIIVAPDTSPRGCKIEGEDESWDFGTGAGFYVDATQEPWKTNYRMYSYVTEELPQLINSNFPADPEKTSVFGHSMGGHGALICALKNPGKYKSVSAFAPICNPMQCAWGQKAFTGYLGPDKSTWEAYDATVLSESYSGPDLDILIDQGRDDQFLSASQLLPDNLIAACSKKKIPVDFRLQQGYDHSYFFIFSFINDHIKHHAKYLNA